The Calypte anna isolate BGI_N300 chromosome 20, bCalAnn1_v1.p, whole genome shotgun sequence genome includes a region encoding these proteins:
- the DHX35 gene encoding probable ATP-dependent RNA helicase DHX35 isoform X1: MAAPVGPVKFWKPGTEGPGVSVSEERQSPSESNGITVIYNPYASLSIEQQRQKLPVFKLRNHILYLVENYQTLVIVGETGCGKSTQIPQYLAEAGWTAEGRVVGVTQPRRVAAVSVAGRVADERGAVLGHEVGYCIRFDDCTDPQATRIKFLTDGMLVREMMADPLLTRYSVLMLDEAHERTLYTDIAIGLLKKVQKKRGDLRLIVASATLDAEKFRDFFNQNETGDPSKDTSVILTVEGRTFPVDIFYIQSPVPDYIKSTVETAMKIHQMENDGDILAFLTGQEEVETVVSMLIEQARALSRTGMKKHLRVLPMYAGLPSPEQMKVFERVSHSVRKVIVATNIAETSITIHGIAFVIDCGFVKLRAYNPKTAIECLVVVPVSKASANQRAGRAGRNRSGKCYRLYTEEDFEKLPKSTVPEMQRSNLAPVILQLKALGIDNVLRFPFLSPPPAQSMVQALELLYALGGLDMHCRLTEPLGMRIAEFPLNPMFAKMLLESGNFGCSQEILTIAAMMQIQNIFVIPPNQKAQAARHHRKFAVEEGDHLTMLNVYEAFVKHSKSSQWCQEHFLNYKGLVRASVVREQLKKLLVRFKVPKKSSEGDPDPVLRCIVSGFFANAAKFHSTGAYRTIRDDHELHIHPTSVLYAEKPPRWVVYNEVIQTAKYYMRDVTAVESAWLLELAPHFYQQGTVRNRHKAQTHLSLKAKRAKVDDQ, encoded by the exons GCACGGAGGGTCCTGGTGTCAGTGTCTCAGAGGAGAGACAGAGTCCTTCTGAGAGCAATGGCATAACTGTCATCTATAATCCTTATGCTTCCCTTTCTATTGAGCAACAAAGACAAAAGCTGCCTGTTTTTAAG CTAAGAAATCACATCCTTTATCTGGTGGAGAACTATCAGACTCTGGTGATTGTTGGGGAAACAGGTTGTGGGAAATCAACACAGATTCCACAA TACCTGGCAGAAGCTGGCTGGACAGCTGAGGGAAGAGTTGTTGGAGTGACACAACCTCGTCGGGTCGCTGCTGTTTCA GTTGCAGGCCGAGTTGCTGATGAAAGAGGTGCAGTGTTGGGGCATGAAGTTGGATATTGCATTCGGTTTGATGACTGCACAGATCCACAGGCTACAAGAATTAAG TTTCTAACTGATGGTATGCTGGTGAGGGAGATGATGGCTGATCCTTTACTGACAAGATACAG TGTCCTCATGCTGGATGAAGCCCATGAGAGGACTCTTTATACTGATATTGCCATTGGCTTACtaaaaaag GTTCAAAAGAAGCGTGGGGATCTTCGACTGATTGTGGCTTCAGCAACCTTGGATGCAGAG aaaTTCAGGGATTTCTTCAATCAAAATGAGACCGGTGACCCCAGCAAAGATACCAGTGTGATCCTTACTGTCGAGGGGAGAACATTCCCAGTGGACATCTTTTACATACAGAG TCCTGTTCCAGACTACATAAAGTCCACTGTGGAAACTGCAATGAAAATTCACCAGATGGAGAATGATGGTGATATACTGGCATTTTTAACTGGACAG GAGGAAGTGGAGACTGTTGTTTCTATGCTCATAGAACAGGCTCGGGCCCTTTCTCGCACTGGGATGAAAAAGCACCTCCGTGTTCTTCCCATGTATGCTGGGCTGCCTTCTCCTGAGCAAATGAAAGTGTTTGAGAGAGTTTCTCACAGTGTCAGGAAG GTGATAGTAGCCACCAACATTGCTGAGACCTCCATCACAATTCATGGAATTGCATTTGTAATTGACTGTGGTTTTGTGAAGCTTCGGGCCTATAACCCCAAAACAGCCATCGAGTGCCTCGTGGTGGTCCCTGTGTCCAAAGCTTCAGCCAACCAGAGAGCTGGGCGGGCCGGACGGAACCGCTCTGGGAAGTGTTACAGACTTTATACAG AGGAGGATTTTGAGAAGCTGCCCAAGTCGACGGTTCCGGAGATGCAGCGCAGTAACCTTGCACCTGTCATCCTCCAGCTGAAGGCTTTGGGGATTGACAATGTGCTCAGGTTCCCCTTCCTCTCG ccacctcctgcacAGTCAATGGTGCAAGCATTGGAGTTGCTGTATGCTTTAGGAG GTTTGGATATGCACTGCCGTTTAACAGAGCCTCTTGGAATGAGAATAGCAGAGTTTCCTTTGAATCCTATGTTTGCAAAGATGCTTCTGGAGTCAg GAAATTTTGGCTGCTCCCAGGAGATTTTGACAATTGCTGCCATGATGCAGATTCAGAACATCTTTGTGATCCCTCCAAATCAAAAAGCTCAGGCT GCCAGGCACCACAGGAAGTTTGCTGTGGAAGAAGGTGATCACCTCACTATGCTTAATGTTTATGAAGCTTTTGTCAAA CACAGCAAGAGTTCTCAGTGGTGTCAGGAACACTTTCTGAACTACAAAGGGCTTGTTAGAGCTTCTGTTGtaagagagcagctgaaaaaGCTTCTCGTCCGCTTTAAAGTGCCAAAGAAGTCCAGTGAAG GTGATCCAGATCCTGTTTTGAGATGCATAGTGTCTGGATTCTTTGCTAACGCAGCTAAATTCCACTCTACTGGGGCTTACAG GACTATTCGTGATGACCATGAGCTTCATATCCACCCCACATCAGTGCTGTATGCAGAGAAACCTCCCCGCTG gGTAGTGTACAATGAAGTCATACAGACTGCTAAATACTACATGAGAGATGTGACTGCTGTGGAGTCTGCATGGCTCTTGGAACTGGCACCTCATTTTTACCAGCAAGGAACGGTACGGAATCGGCATAAAGCCCAAACG
- the DHX35 gene encoding probable ATP-dependent RNA helicase DHX35 isoform X2: protein MAAPVGPVKFWKPGTEGPGVSVSEERQSPSESNGITVIYNPYASLSIEQQRQKLPVFKLRNHILYLVENYQTLVIVGETGCGKSTQIPQYLAEAGWTAEGRVVGVTQPRRVAAVSVAGRVADERGAVLGHEVGYCIRFDDCTDPQATRIKFLTDGMLVREMMADPLLTRYSVLMLDEAHERTLYTDIAIGLLKKVQKKRGDLRLIVASATLDAEKFRDFFNQNETGDPSKDTSVILTVEGRTFPVDIFYIQSPVPDYIKSTVETAMKIHQMENDGDILAFLTGQEEVETVVSMLIEQARALSRTGMKKHLRVLPMYAGLPSPEQMKVFERVSHSVRKVIVATNIAETSITIHGIAFVIDCGFVKLRAYNPKTAIECLVVVPVSKASANQRAGRAGRNRSGKCYRLYTEEDFEKLPKSTVPEMQRSNLAPVILQLKALGIDNVLRFPFLSPPPAQSMVQALELLYALGGLDMHCRLTEPLGMRIAEFPLNPMFAKMLLESGNFGCSQEILTIAAMMQIQNIFVIPPNQKAQAARHHRKFAVEEGDHLTMLNVYEAFVKHSKSSQWCQEHFLNYKGLVRASVVREQLKKLLVRFKVPKKSSEGDPDPVLRCIVSGFFANAAKFHSTGAYRTIRDDHELHIHPTSVLYAEKPPRWVVYNEVIQTAKYYMRDVTAVESAWLLELAPHFYQQGTHLSLKAKRAKVDDQ from the exons GCACGGAGGGTCCTGGTGTCAGTGTCTCAGAGGAGAGACAGAGTCCTTCTGAGAGCAATGGCATAACTGTCATCTATAATCCTTATGCTTCCCTTTCTATTGAGCAACAAAGACAAAAGCTGCCTGTTTTTAAG CTAAGAAATCACATCCTTTATCTGGTGGAGAACTATCAGACTCTGGTGATTGTTGGGGAAACAGGTTGTGGGAAATCAACACAGATTCCACAA TACCTGGCAGAAGCTGGCTGGACAGCTGAGGGAAGAGTTGTTGGAGTGACACAACCTCGTCGGGTCGCTGCTGTTTCA GTTGCAGGCCGAGTTGCTGATGAAAGAGGTGCAGTGTTGGGGCATGAAGTTGGATATTGCATTCGGTTTGATGACTGCACAGATCCACAGGCTACAAGAATTAAG TTTCTAACTGATGGTATGCTGGTGAGGGAGATGATGGCTGATCCTTTACTGACAAGATACAG TGTCCTCATGCTGGATGAAGCCCATGAGAGGACTCTTTATACTGATATTGCCATTGGCTTACtaaaaaag GTTCAAAAGAAGCGTGGGGATCTTCGACTGATTGTGGCTTCAGCAACCTTGGATGCAGAG aaaTTCAGGGATTTCTTCAATCAAAATGAGACCGGTGACCCCAGCAAAGATACCAGTGTGATCCTTACTGTCGAGGGGAGAACATTCCCAGTGGACATCTTTTACATACAGAG TCCTGTTCCAGACTACATAAAGTCCACTGTGGAAACTGCAATGAAAATTCACCAGATGGAGAATGATGGTGATATACTGGCATTTTTAACTGGACAG GAGGAAGTGGAGACTGTTGTTTCTATGCTCATAGAACAGGCTCGGGCCCTTTCTCGCACTGGGATGAAAAAGCACCTCCGTGTTCTTCCCATGTATGCTGGGCTGCCTTCTCCTGAGCAAATGAAAGTGTTTGAGAGAGTTTCTCACAGTGTCAGGAAG GTGATAGTAGCCACCAACATTGCTGAGACCTCCATCACAATTCATGGAATTGCATTTGTAATTGACTGTGGTTTTGTGAAGCTTCGGGCCTATAACCCCAAAACAGCCATCGAGTGCCTCGTGGTGGTCCCTGTGTCCAAAGCTTCAGCCAACCAGAGAGCTGGGCGGGCCGGACGGAACCGCTCTGGGAAGTGTTACAGACTTTATACAG AGGAGGATTTTGAGAAGCTGCCCAAGTCGACGGTTCCGGAGATGCAGCGCAGTAACCTTGCACCTGTCATCCTCCAGCTGAAGGCTTTGGGGATTGACAATGTGCTCAGGTTCCCCTTCCTCTCG ccacctcctgcacAGTCAATGGTGCAAGCATTGGAGTTGCTGTATGCTTTAGGAG GTTTGGATATGCACTGCCGTTTAACAGAGCCTCTTGGAATGAGAATAGCAGAGTTTCCTTTGAATCCTATGTTTGCAAAGATGCTTCTGGAGTCAg GAAATTTTGGCTGCTCCCAGGAGATTTTGACAATTGCTGCCATGATGCAGATTCAGAACATCTTTGTGATCCCTCCAAATCAAAAAGCTCAGGCT GCCAGGCACCACAGGAAGTTTGCTGTGGAAGAAGGTGATCACCTCACTATGCTTAATGTTTATGAAGCTTTTGTCAAA CACAGCAAGAGTTCTCAGTGGTGTCAGGAACACTTTCTGAACTACAAAGGGCTTGTTAGAGCTTCTGTTGtaagagagcagctgaaaaaGCTTCTCGTCCGCTTTAAAGTGCCAAAGAAGTCCAGTGAAG GTGATCCAGATCCTGTTTTGAGATGCATAGTGTCTGGATTCTTTGCTAACGCAGCTAAATTCCACTCTACTGGGGCTTACAG GACTATTCGTGATGACCATGAGCTTCATATCCACCCCACATCAGTGCTGTATGCAGAGAAACCTCCCCGCTG gGTAGTGTACAATGAAGTCATACAGACTGCTAAATACTACATGAGAGATGTGACTGCTGTGGAGTCTGCATGGCTCTTGGAACTGGCACCTCATTTTTACCAGCAAGGAACG